One genomic window of Halobellus limi includes the following:
- a CDS encoding molybdopterin-dependent oxidoreductase, translating into MSDLEPHDVPDDVDADAWGLGVTGAVERELTVDVAGLEGLPTETFTADFACVEGWVAEDLTWRGVRVGDLLERAEPAASATHALVRAMDGAYACSYPIERLSEAVLAIELDGAPLPVEHGGPARLVPTGEADCWESVKWVAEIELVDAPPDEEDTAKAIALSRVE; encoded by the coding sequence ATGAGTGACCTCGAACCTCACGACGTGCCCGACGACGTCGACGCCGACGCGTGGGGACTCGGCGTCACCGGCGCCGTCGAGCGTGAGCTGACCGTCGACGTCGCCGGCTTGGAGGGACTCCCAACCGAAACGTTCACGGCCGACTTCGCGTGCGTGGAGGGGTGGGTCGCCGAGGACCTGACGTGGCGCGGCGTCCGCGTCGGCGACCTCCTCGAACGGGCGGAACCGGCCGCGTCGGCCACCCACGCGCTGGTCCGTGCGATGGACGGGGCGTACGCGTGCTCGTACCCGATCGAGCGCCTCTCGGAGGCCGTCCTGGCGATCGAACTCGACGGCGCTCCGCTTCCGGTCGAGCACGGCGGCCCGGCGCGGCTCGTCCCTACCGGCGAGGCGGACTGCTGGGAGAGCGTGAAGTGGGTCGCGGAGATCGAACTCGTCGACGCGCCGCCCGACGAGGAAGACACCGCGAAAGCCATCGCGCTCTCGCGGGTCGAGTGA
- a CDS encoding metal-dependent transcriptional regulator → MAATTSTATRCACSHPRDCVSRRAGRYLTAIHRLADGGRDRVGTGEISAHLDVSPATVTEMFDRLATDALVDYEKHDGVRLTHRGAEIARELARRQCVARAFFATELDLEFDAETGYRIGYALPASGVETLRERTDHATVEPAGIDRGSREKCLYGATAN, encoded by the coding sequence ATGGCTGCGACGACCTCCACGGCGACGCGCTGTGCGTGCTCGCACCCCAGAGACTGCGTCTCCCGCCGCGCCGGCCGGTATCTCACCGCGATTCACCGGCTCGCGGACGGGGGGAGGGACCGCGTCGGAACCGGCGAGATCAGCGCCCACCTGGACGTGTCGCCGGCGACGGTCACCGAGATGTTCGACCGGCTGGCGACGGACGCGCTCGTCGACTACGAGAAGCACGACGGCGTCCGATTGACGCACCGCGGGGCCGAGATCGCCCGCGAACTCGCCCGGCGGCAGTGCGTCGCTCGGGCGTTCTTCGCGACGGAACTGGACCTCGAATTCGACGCCGAGACGGGCTATCGGATCGGGTACGCTCTCCCCGCGAGCGGCGTCGAGACGCTGCGTGAACGCACCGATCACGCGACCGTCGAACCTGCCGGCATCGACCGCGGCTCACGGGAGAAGTGTCTATACGGCGCGACCGCGAACTGA
- a CDS encoding AAA family ATPase, whose protein sequence is MDAPLWTEKHAPSLAELPQAEVRERLGRTVDEPMNLVVQGPAGVGKTAAVRALAREAHEDPDADLIEINVADFFDRSKKEIREDPRFARFLQGQTEFSKQYRRGGKGNKYKREWSKRDMISHVMQELSSYRPASGTYKTVLLDNAETIREDFQQALRRVMEQYHRSTQFVITTRQPSKLIPPIRSRCFPIPVRAPTTEEIESVLSNVADDEGVETEPMALNLVASKADGDLRYAILAAQHAAVEGEDAITVDAAQAALSEAGHDDEIKEVLDEAAAGEIRDARKQLTTLLDDEGFGGQELLSELLRVADTYPEEFGEANLVRLHRLAGNVDLDLAEGNDGRLHLTHLLAAWAGGQSELDGEAFA, encoded by the coding sequence ATGGACGCGCCCCTGTGGACCGAGAAGCACGCCCCGTCGCTCGCGGAACTGCCGCAAGCGGAGGTCCGAGAGCGACTCGGTCGCACGGTCGACGAGCCGATGAACCTGGTCGTTCAGGGCCCGGCGGGCGTCGGGAAGACGGCCGCAGTGCGCGCGCTGGCCCGCGAGGCGCACGAGGACCCCGACGCCGACCTGATCGAGATCAACGTCGCGGACTTCTTCGACCGGAGCAAGAAGGAGATCCGCGAGGACCCCCGGTTCGCCCGGTTCCTCCAGGGCCAGACGGAGTTCTCGAAGCAGTACCGCCGCGGCGGGAAGGGGAACAAGTACAAGCGCGAGTGGTCCAAGCGCGATATGATCTCGCACGTGATGCAGGAGCTTTCGTCCTACCGGCCCGCCTCGGGGACGTACAAGACCGTCCTGCTCGACAACGCCGAGACGATCCGCGAGGACTTCCAGCAGGCGCTGCGGCGCGTGATGGAGCAGTACCACCGGAGCACCCAGTTCGTGATCACGACGCGGCAGCCCTCGAAGCTCATCCCGCCGATCCGCTCGCGGTGCTTCCCGATTCCGGTGCGCGCGCCGACGACCGAGGAGATCGAGTCGGTCCTGTCGAACGTGGCCGACGACGAGGGCGTCGAGACCGAGCCGATGGCGCTGAACCTCGTCGCCTCGAAGGCCGACGGCGACCTCCGGTACGCGATCTTGGCCGCCCAGCACGCCGCGGTCGAGGGCGAGGACGCGATCACCGTCGACGCCGCGCAGGCGGCGCTCTCGGAAGCCGGCCACGACGACGAGATCAAAGAGGTGCTCGACGAGGCGGCGGCCGGTGAGATCCGCGACGCGCGAAAACAGCTGACGACGCTGCTCGACGACGAGGGGTTCGGCGGGCAGGAACTGCTCTCGGAACTGCTGCGCGTCGCCGACACCTACCCCGAGGAGTTCGGCGAGGCGAACCTGGTCCGCCTGCACCGACTCGCCGGGAACGTCGATCTCGACCTCGCGGAGGGCAACGACGGCCGACTCCACCTCACGCACCTGCTGGCGGCGTGGGCCGGCGGCCAGTCGGAACTCGACGGGGAGGCGTTCGCCTGA
- a CDS encoding protein sorting system archaetidylserine decarboxylase, translating to MRFAPGVRRFAVPAFAAAAVLAVLAPPLALGALALGGSVAWFFRDPERRPSGPGVVSPADGRVSVVREEGDQLRVGVFMNVTDVHVNRAPFDGRVERVTHRPGKHLPAFSKESERNERVDVDVETDQGPAELSLIAGAFARRIHPYVEAGDDLDRAQRIGHIDFGSRADVLLPPTYDREDLLVAAGDSVRAGESIVAARER from the coding sequence ATGCGCTTCGCGCCCGGCGTCCGGCGGTTCGCGGTGCCGGCGTTCGCGGCCGCCGCGGTGCTGGCCGTCCTCGCTCCCCCACTTGCCCTCGGCGCGCTCGCACTCGGCGGCTCCGTCGCGTGGTTCTTCCGCGATCCCGAGCGCCGACCCTCCGGCCCGGGCGTCGTCTCGCCGGCCGACGGACGCGTCTCCGTCGTCCGCGAGGAGGGCGACCAGCTCCGCGTGGGCGTGTTCATGAACGTCACCGACGTCCACGTGAACCGCGCCCCGTTCGACGGCCGGGTCGAGCGCGTCACCCACCGGCCGGGCAAGCACCTGCCGGCGTTCTCGAAGGAATCGGAGCGCAACGAGCGCGTCGACGTCGACGTCGAGACCGACCAGGGGCCGGCCGAACTCTCGCTCATCGCCGGCGCGTTCGCCCGTCGGATTCACCCCTACGTCGAGGCGGGCGATGACCTCGACCGCGCCCAGCGGATCGGCCACATCGACTTCGGTTCGCGGGCGGACGTCCTCCTGCCCCCGACGTACGACCGCGAGGACCTCCTCGTCGCGGCGGGCGATTCGGTCCGCGCCGGCGAGTCGATCGTCGCCGCGCGGGAGCGGTAG
- a CDS encoding SHOCT domain-containing protein — MDGSRHDRSDRWWDEDLADSDDPVVGAVALLVLGAGLGSLFGVPILEAVDFWVVFVIGYAVVVPLVSLLRGRKAGPDSARRENRSSPRSETADLERSDSDDVDEALERLRDRYARGDLSEEQFERKLEVLLETDTPENARERAVRRRTDGEADRRAGGGAERDDGERERSR, encoded by the coding sequence ATGGACGGCAGCCGGCACGATCGATCCGATCGCTGGTGGGACGAGGACCTCGCCGATTCGGACGACCCCGTCGTCGGCGCGGTCGCGCTCTTAGTCCTCGGTGCCGGCCTCGGCTCGCTCTTCGGCGTCCCGATCCTCGAAGCAGTCGACTTCTGGGTCGTCTTCGTCATCGGCTACGCGGTGGTCGTTCCGCTCGTGTCGCTCCTTCGGGGGCGGAAGGCGGGACCAGACTCCGCTCGTCGTGAGAACCGAAGCTCACCGCGGTCGGAGACCGCAGACCTCGAACGGAGCGATTCCGACGACGTCGACGAGGCCCTCGAGCGCCTCCGCGACCGGTACGCCCGCGGCGACCTCTCCGAGGAGCAGTTCGAGCGGAAGCTCGAAGTCCTGCTCGAAACCGACACGCCGGAGAACGCCCGCGAGCGAGCGGTGAGGCGACGGACGGATGGCGAAGCCGACCGACGCGCAGGAGGCGGTGCCGAGCGCGACGACGGAGAGCGCGAGCGCTCGCGGTAG